The Rhododendron vialii isolate Sample 1 chromosome 6a, ASM3025357v1 genome includes a window with the following:
- the LOC131331299 gene encoding metal transporter Nramp3.2-like has product MSSPPRDNNGEAATVDEAADHLLCDPPSPPSSRGGDMLPVYVEAADDGDVVAPPFSWKKMWQFTGPGLLMSVAFLDPGNIEGDLQAGAIGGYSLLWLMMWATAVGLLIQLLSARLGVATGRHLAELCREEYPYWAGILLWVMTEVALIGADIQEVIGSAIAIRILSHGVLPLWAGVLITACDCFFFLFLENYGVRKIEAVFAVFISMMALAFAWMFVDTKPSGKELVLGLLIPKLSSKTIQQAVGIVGCVITPYNVFLHSALVQSRNINPKKIGRVKEALKYYSIESSVALLVSFAINLFVTSVFAVGFYGSKHANSVGLANAGEYLQEKYGGGLFPIYYLWGIGLLVAGQSSTITGTYAGQFIMGGFLDLQLKKWLRSLISRSCAIVPTVIVALVFKRSEATLDALNEWLNVLQSMQIPFSLIPLFTLVSKEQIMGVFKIGPALERVVWTVTALVMVINGYVLLDFFRSKINGFMLSFLVCTAIAAYTAFILYLISFGVARPYSWFRLTRSEGYEHAKN; this is encoded by the exons TCCTCCGCGGGACAACAATGGCGAAGCAGCGACCGTTGACGAAGCCGCCGACCATCTCCTGTGCGATCCACCGTCGCCGCCGTCATCCCGAGGCGGCGACATGCTACCCGTGTACGTCGAGGCCGCGGACGACGGCGACGTGGTGGCGCCGCCGTTCTCGTGGAAGAAGATGTGGCAGTTCACGGGACCGGGGCTGCTGATGAGCGTGGCGTTTCTTGATCCGGGAAACATAGAGGGGGACCTGCAGGCCGGGGCGATCGGGGGGTACTCGCTGCTGTGGCTGATGATGTGGGCCACGGCGGTGGGCCTGTTGATCCAGTTGCTGTCGGCGAGGCTCGGGGTGGCGACGGGCCGGCACTTGGCGGAGCTGTGCAGGGAGGAGTACCCGTATTGGGCCGGGATTTTGTTGTGGGTCATGACGGAGGTGGCTTTGATCGGGGCCGATATACAGGAGGTGATTGGCAGTGCCATTGCTATTAGGATTCTGAGTCACGGCGTTTTGCCTCTTTGGGCCGGTGTTCTGATTACGGCTTGTGATTG tttcttttttctatttcttgagAACTATGGAGTGAGAAAAATAGAGGCGGTTTTTGCTGTTTTCATCTCAATGATGGCGCTAGCATTTGCGTGGATGTTTGTCGATACAAAGCCTAGTGGAAAGGAACTAGTATTAG GTCTTTTAATTCCGAAACTAAGCTCAAAAACAATTCAGCAGGCAGTTGGAATCGTGGGTTGTGTCATCACGCCTTACAACGTATTTCTACATTCTGCTTTAGTACAATCGAGGAATATTAACCCTAAGAAGATTGGCCGCGTCAAAGAGGCTCTCAAATACTACTCCATTGAATCCTCAGTCGCCCTTCTTGTCTCTTTTGCTATCAACTTATTTGTCACATCTGTCTTTGCTGTTGGCTTCTACGGCTCTAAACACGCTAATAGCGTAGGCCTAGCAAATGCAGGGGAATATCTTCAAGAGAAATATGGTGGAGGATTATTTCCTATATATTACCTATGGGGAATTGGGTTATTAGTAGCAGGGCAGAGTAGCACCATAACGGGCACATACGCCGGCCAGTTTATAATGGGGGGTTTTCTTGATCTTCAGTTAAAGAAATGGCTGAGGTCGTTGATATCGCGAAGTTGTGCAATTGTTCCAACAGTGATTGTGGCTCTTGTTTTTAAGAGATCCGAAGCTACGCTGGATGCCCTAAATGAGTGGCTTAATGTGCTTCAATCTATGCAAATACCTTTTTCACTCATCCCTCTTTTTACCTTGGTGTCCAAGGAGCAGATCATGGGGGTCTTTAAAATAGGACCTGCTCTGGAG AGGGTCGTGTGGACCGTGACCGCCCTAGTAATGGTGATCAACGGGTACGTTTTGCTGGATTTTTTCCGTTCCAAGATTAACGGATTTATGCTGAGTTTTCTGGTCTGCACCGCGATTGCTGCCTATACAGCATTCATTTTGTATCTAATTTCATTCGGTGTCGCCCGGCCCTATTCCTGGTTTAGACTGACACGCTCCGAGGGATACGAGCATGCCAAGAATTAA
- the LOC131328339 gene encoding metal transporter Nramp2-like, with the protein MYFVPYESQTKDFQDVDTFVRLPPFSWKKMWQFTGPGLLISVVFLDPGNIEGDLQAGAIGGYSLLWLMMWASAVGLLIQLLSARLGVATGRNLAELCKEEYPYWAGLLLWVMTEVALIGADMQEVIGSAIAISILSHGVLPLWAGVLITAIDCFIFLFLENYGVRKIEAVFAVFISMMALAFAWMFVDTKPSGKELAIGLLVPKLSSKTIRQAVGIVGSVITPYNVFLHSALVQSRNINPKEIGRVKEALKYYSIESSVALLVSFAINLFVTSVFAVGFYGSKHASSVGLANAGEYLQDKYGGGLIPIYYIWGIGLLVVGQSSTITGTYAGQFIMEGFLDLPLKKWQRSLISRSCAIVPIVIVALVFKRSEGTLDALNEWLNVLESMQIPFALIPLFTLVSKEQIMGVFKIGPALERVVWIVTALVMAINGYVLLDFFRSKINGFLLSFLTCAGTAAYIAFMLYLISFCGARPYSWVRLIRSDGNEHSSN; encoded by the exons ATGTATTTTGTTCCTTATGAGAGTCAAACTAAAGACTT CCAAGACGTGGACACATTTGTCCGCCTCC CGCCGTTCTCGTGGAAGAAAATGTGGCAGTTCACGGGCCCTGGGCTGCTAATCAGCGTGGTGTTTCTTGATCCAGGAAACATAGAGGGCGATTTGCAGGCCGGGGCGATAGGGGGATACTCGCTCCTGTGGCTGATGATGTGGGCCTCGGCGGTGGGCCTGTTGATCCAGTTGCTGTCGGCGAGGCTCGGGGTGGCGACGGGCCGGAACCTGGCGGAGCTGTGCAAGGAGGAGTATCCGTACTGGGCAGGGCTTTTGCTGTGGGTCATGACGGAGGTGGCCTTGATTGGGGCTGATATGCAGGAGGTGATTGGGAGTGCTATTGCTATTAGCATTCTGAGTCATGGCGTTTTGCCTCTTTGGGCTGGTGTTCTTATTACGGCTATTGATTG tttcatttttctgtttcttgAGAACTACGGAGTAAGGAAAATAGAAGCTGTTTTTGCTGTTTTCATCTCAATGATGGCGCTGGCGTTTGCTTGGATGTTTGTCGATACAAAGCCTAGTGGAAAGGAACTAGCAATAG GTCTTTTGGTTCCAAAACTAAGCTCAAAAACAATTCGACAGGCGGTTGGAATCGTGGGTTCTGTCATTACGCCTTACAATGTGTTTCTACATTCAGCTTTAGTACAATCAAGGAATATCAACCCTAAAGAGATTGGTCGCGTCAAAGAGGCTCTCAAATACTACTCCATCGAATCCTCAGTCGCCCTTCTTGTCTCTTTTGCTATCAACTTATTTGTCACATCCGTCTTTGCTGTTGGATTCTACGGCTCTAAACATGCTAGTAGCGTAGGCCTTGCAAATGCAGGGGAATATCTCCAAGACAAATATGGGGGAGGACTAATTCCTATATATTACATTTGGGGAATTGGGTTATTAGTAGTAGGGCAAAGTAGCACCATAACGGGCACCTACGCCGGCCAGTTTATAATGGAAGGTTTTCTAGATCTTCCGTTAAAGAAATGGCAAAGATCATTGATATCGCGAAGTTGTGCAATCGTTCCAATTGTTATTGTGGCTCTTGTTTTTAAGAGATCAGAAGGTACGCTGGATGCGCTGAATGAGTGGCTCAATGTGCTCGAATCTATGCAAATTCCTTTTGCACTCATCCCTCTTTTTACCTTGGTGTCCAAGGAGCAGATCATGGGGGTCTTCAAAATCGGACCTGCTCTGGAG AGGGTCGTGTGGATCGTGACTGCCCTAGTAATGGCGATCAACGGGTACGTTTTGCTGGACTTTTTCCGCTCCAAGATTAATGGATTCCTGCTTAGTTTTTTGACCTGCGCCGGGACTGCTGCCTATATAGCATTCATGTTGTATCTAATTTCATTCTGTGGCGCCCGACCCTATTCTTGGGTAAGACTGATACGCTCCGACGGAAACGAGCATTCCAGTAATTAA